ATTTTGGTGTCTCACAAGGGGGAAGGAGCTGACGTGTGAGGAGAACTTGCCACGTGCTGGGCCAGGATACTGGGCACGTGACACGCTTCCCATCCTCCCTGTTCTTCACAGCACGCGTGTGAGGCAGATCATAGCACAGCCGCGTAACATAGGAAAACACGGCTCAGAGTGATTAAGAAACGTGTCCGTGATTATATAAATGGCGGAATGATGTGGTATTTCTATTAGAATTCAAATTTCTGTGTTTTGGGCCCCAAATCTTTTTCTCTATAACATTCTGCCTCCCAGAACAGTTAACTGGAgactcccactccacccccaacTCCACCCCACTCAAACAAGATTACAGTTTACTTTTTTGTAAgaaatgtgtttgtgtgtcttttgtttcttttacagtGGAAAGTTGGTGACGAATGTTGTGCCATTTGGTCAGAAGACGGATGCATTTACCCAGCTACTATCGCTTCAATTGATTTTAAGAGAGAAACCTGTGTTGTGGTTTACACTGGATACGGAAATAGAGAGGAGCAAAATCTGTCTGATCTACTTTCCCCAACCTCTGAAGTAGCTAATATAGAGCAAAATGCTCAGGAGGTAAGgataaaaaaaattagagttCTTAGATGTAGAGGCTAGAGGAGAAACTAAATAGTATAACTGATTGTCAGTTTGATCCACTGAAGCTTTAAATTTTTCTCAATGATGCCTTTATAACAAAAATACgtatatttctttctcttaaaagaatgaaaatgaaagtcaaattTCAACAGATGAAAGTGAGAACTCCTCCAGGTCTCCTCCAAATAAACCAAATAATATTAGGTCGAGAGCTGCTCCATGGAATTCTTTTCTGCCTCCACCACCCCATATGCCAGGATCAGGCCTGGGACCAGGAAAGGTAAACTTCTATCCAGAAAAGGTTTCCCAGGACATGGTTACCAGTATTGGAACCTTCAGCCCCTGCATTAAGTGAATTGTAGTTTTTCTCATTAAACTGTTTgggtgtggtgtttttttttttttttttttggctgtggtatGCAGctcacaggatcttagttccctgaccaggggttgaacctggaccACCAGAGTTTCCCTCATGAAACTTTTGTAGCTTTCTACAGATGTTGTAAATAGATACCTAGAATTCTCTGAAAAGGAAATAAGATAGAAATGCCTTTCCCAGCAATTTTTATCAAGTATTAGATGTTAGAGTAATAATTTAGCAAACttaagtttgaaaatattttatcatcagCTGGATGTTGTGCTGTAGTTCCCTATGACAGTTGTATAAGGTATATAAAAATTGGAAGAGAACCCAATATTTACATCTGGTACAGGTGAAATCCAAAGAAGCTCCCAGATTGTTTTGTAGAGTAAAATgtaaatactgtttttatttatggtttttttGGTTATCAGTAACAAATGAAAAAGGTTTTTACCTTTGGTTATGTTATGGAATCCAAATCCCTTTCCAGTTGTTTTGTTAAAACATTGATCTCTTCAAGCAATGGTaataactaaatatttttttttaaatcaagcatGACATTAAAACTTTTTCTTAGGGTTTCCTGTTGAGAGCTCCTTATTGAAACTTGTGTTATATTACCTTTTTCAGAATGATCAGACctcttaatttatatatataaaatgctttgtTGGTCTCAGGGGCTGATTTCCTTGTTAAGGAAGAGGCTTATAGtttataatatgtatttttataatacATACTCTTAAGTTAGCATATGTAACTAAACGGACATCCAATAGATTATACAGTTTATGAAATTGTGGGAGATATGGTCTTATATGATTGAAATGCCTTGCTGAATATTTGATCTCTTATTTACTAGGTAATGAAAAATTTTCcttactttgctttttttccctgtctatatagaaaggaaatgaaaaaaagctaAATTTGTGAGTCTAGGGATTTCTCTGTCTGTCCAGCAGTTAAGAGTCTGTGTTTCCAACGCAGATAGTGAGGGTTAGCTCTcttgtcagggaactgagattttACGTGCTGTACAGCGTggcccccctccccttccccccgccGAAAAAAGAGTCTGTGTGATGTCAGCATTTGGTATGTGAGATTCTGTCTAACCTTTTTGATGTGAATAATATAGATGTTATTCTGGGCAGCTATTTTGAATCTTTGGACGTtggggttttggttttttgtgttttgggtttttgtttttgtttgctttttacattttaaaactggTAAATAAATCTTCCTTTGAAATATTCTTTATAGTCAGGTCTAAAATTCAGtggcccgccgccgccgccgccgccaccaccaCCGCATTTCCTGTCATGCTGGCTGCCTCCATTTCCTTCTGGACCACCAGTAAGTGCAGAAGAGTTCGGATTAAACTTTACTTTCATACAGAGTTTGGGATTTAGCCAGAACACAGGTAGTTTGGAAATGTCATTGTATACCATCCCTGTGGCCAGGTTCTGATGGGTAAAAGTTGAGGCTAAACCTtcgggtttttctttttaatgagctTCTGCTTCGCAGACTCAGTGCTCTTAGAGCCCCAGCTCTGAGTCCTGTTGTGTGTGCTTCCTTCCTGGCAGAAGTGTCTCATTCTAAGGGAGGTAGCTCCTATCTAGAAGGATTTAATGACACCATGCTTAGGGATCAGTGTTTTACCTTTCAAGGCATGTAGACTGTGGATATCTAATGGTAGACTTTTAAATATCAATAATAGGTGAAATACAAAGACAGTTAGTTGTTTTGGCAGACTGTATTGGTGTGGGGGTGGTGTAGATGTTCTAGCCAGAACCTTTACTTGAAATGCTATGTGGATGATTTTTGAGGAAAGTCATAGAAGTATCTATCCTTGATTTTTTTACCTATCGATTCATAATGGAATAGATAAATAGGTCTAATGAAtgcaaaatgtttaaatattttatgggACCTGTTGTCTTTTGGTTCTTGTTCAGTTTAACTTTATTGgtcttttgttgttattcattACTAGTTAGCTTTCTCCAaatcccacatttttttttttaactcctaaaAACCTCTCACCACCTTAGATAAGATCAGCCTAACAAATCTGAAAAATtaactgtgaaaagtgaaagtgatgtcactcagtcatgtccgactctttgcgaccccacggactgtagcctaccaggcttctccgtccatggggttttccgggcacgtgtactggagtggggtcccatttccttctccaccagatttttttttaaaaatttaaccaaGAGATGACATGGGATGTCAGGAAAGATACAGCTAACTTCAGCATtctgtacataaaatagatgaccGTACTTTGTGTTTTTGTCTACTGACTTTAAAGTATATCTTTCTGTTTCCAGA
The Dama dama isolate Ldn47 chromosome 25, ASM3311817v1, whole genome shotgun sequence genome window above contains:
- the LOC133046688 gene encoding survival motor neuron protein isoform X2, with the protein product MAMGGGGGGGSGSGFPEPEDSVLFRRGTGESDDSDIWDDTALIKAYDKAVASFKHALKNGDISEASEKPKGTPKRKSAKKNKSQRKNTTTPSQQWKVGDECCAIWSEDGCIYPATIASIDFKRETCVVVYTGYGNREEQNLSDLLSPTSEVANIEQNAQENENESQISTDESENSSRSPPNKPNNIRSRAAPWNSFLPPPPHMPGSGLGPGKSGLKFSGPPPPPPPPPPHFLSCWLPPFPSGPPMIPPPPPICPDALDDADALGSMLISWYMSGYHTGYYMGFKQSRKEGRHSHFN